A segment of the Crassostrea angulata isolate pt1a10 unplaced genomic scaffold, ASM2561291v2 HiC_scaffold_115, whole genome shotgun sequence genome:
TTTGACAAATATCACAACATGAACAATCTCCTGAATAAGATTTCACTTCTTCAAGTTCGCTTTCCTTGagaaatgatttcatcattTGAATTCTTCTGCAGTCATTACACTGAAACAGGTTCTTCACATCTTGTTCACAATGGATGAGATGATGAGAATTGTAAAGCAAAAAGGCAACAGTCTTTTCACCATCTCTACCTGCGCGGCCAATTTATTGTAGAACGTCAAGAATTGAATGAGGAGGACCAAAAAGAATAATACTAGAAAGGCCTTTGAAATCTACACCCATACCCAAGGCATTTGTAGAAATAATAACTCTTGTAGGGCTCTCCTCTTCTCGAATCGAAGACAATACAATTCCTTTGATTGATTCATCTGTCTCTAAATGGTACATAGCAACATGTGAGTTTATTTCCTCGGGTAATTCATCCATAACATAATCATAAATCTTTGCAACATCACTTATTGACTTGCAATATACAAGAGTTCGTGGAAATTTATTTCCCAAGTCCACAAGTCCATCAACTAACCATGTCATTGCCATTTCAATGTCATTCGCCACTTTCTTCACAACATATTTAATGTTCCTCTTGTCAGGAGATAAGTACACAAATGTAAAGCCTGGCTTAAAAGAGACCACTTTCAAAACACGTTTCTGTACTTTCAGTGTGCATGTGGCACTCAAAGCAAGTAGAGATGCATTTGGAAAGATGGATCGCAGTTCTCCAATGTCACCAAACCATTTTCTAAATGCTTTCTTGTGAATATGTTCATCAGCTTGTCCcctgaaatatttgtttaatgtgTAAAGAATAGCAGTTGGTGCAATTCATGTGCAATTGAAGACACCATTTTAGCTtattttacaaatctttaaacCTTCATTAAATAGATTTTTGGTTTACGAAATAAGTTTTGAGAGAACCGTTTCTTCGCCGAGGACACCTAAACGAGTGTATAGCTTGACTGATATATGCTGTCTTTGTGGGTTTTCGTTTGTTGTAAAGGAGATAGATAGAGAGGGCAATGTTCAGGTGAAGAAATTATTCCGATTGAAATTAAAGGTGACAGAGGAAAAGCGAAATATTATTCAAGAAGTGATGTCCATACATTCTAGTGCAGAAGGTGTATGCGTGAAATGCTTTAGCAAAGTcgaaaacatatttaaatacaGAAGAGAAATCGCAGTCATGGTATCGCAATTTGAAGAAAGTATGAGGAAATTTAAACTGAAGGCAACACCGGAATCATCAACCTGGAAAAAACGAGCTCTGCGATCACCAGAGgttagtttttgttttatgtactCATTAGAAAAGGAGATAGCTCATTGGTGCTGTTTAAATGATAGTATGCTGTaattaatatttgtaataatcaaatttgatatcaattagTCAGTACAACCACATTTAAGCTTGGTAAACATACCAGGTACCCGTAGATTTTGAACTGTTGAAAGGACTGCATTTGTATTGAGGAATTAACTACAAAATGCGGTTTAACTGTGCGATATTTATTTGTGTATTATTTTGGTAAgtatttatgtataaaaatattcatgGAAGTATGTCTTATGCAGGTGTCTGCCCCAGAACTAAAGAACACCTGCAGGTCAGATGTTACTAAACATGGTACCACTCAACCACTTCACATGGGTATGTTGCtaattttaaatacatacatatacaatagatatttcatgttttctgttttcataaaaatgaactGAATGAAGCGATTCAACTTGTGTTTACAATGGCTACGccgctagtacatgtataaatttgttTGAACAACAATGTATGCATCTGTACTTGTACAGTATTtctgtattttataattaaatttgtcTTCAAGGTCACAAGGGTACAGAATTCAAACAAGCAAAGAAGTCACTTAAGTTTGTTGCTGAAGACGTTCATGCAGTTCAACATCCCACAGAAGGTTATTATTTAATAATCACAAATGCTCAATAAAGCTTTCTCTCTGTCAAGAGTGCTTAGTTTCATCCATTATGTATCTATTTTCACaataatatattcaaaaaatCATTCTGATTTCAGGATTTAAACAGACTTCCTCAATTTCTTCAATCAGTGCAGAAATCCAACATCCAAGACTGGCAGACGTACGTATATAGctatgttaaaaaatgtattaacttatGCACATGACACAATATCTTAATGTAGTTGCAGCTgacaagttattatttttacatgtatgtgtatatgtgaattaaattgtaaataaaacataaacgGTTAAGATTTAGAGTTGGAAAAATCACACTATGTTatcattatacatttatttttttattacattacaCAGGTAACTCTTCTTGAAGCAAAGAGGTCTGTTTTGGCCAAAACCACGTACAGAGATATTTTGCCAGATCCAAAAGGTATGCATCAGCATCTgccaactatttttttttaaacacgttAAAGGGTTTTTAATTAgttgtgtattttcaattaaatcatgttgttaaatgataacGAGAGGGCAATTCAAGCACCAGCTTCAGGGAGGATATTTCTgcaatgaatttataaacatgataaagggATGAGGCAGTTGGGGTCGTAAAAAGAATTTCACTAATGTCCTATTCCCCATAGCATACCTTTTTATTGACACAAGTTTCTACATGTTTCTGATGTACATTCACAAGAAAAGGCAGCCCTGCAAATGAATTTATATTGTAACTTTCATTCATTGTGTAATGTTGACTTGTTGATTGAAAATGATCGTAATGTATATAGAAGGACAatttttagaagtatgaatttTCCTCAATGAGGAAACAAATACTAATTGTCATACTTATTAATTACAGGCCCTGACAacatagaaaacaaaaaaacaacaaagaagTCTCTATATTTTGTTGACCCAACAGATCACTCAAGAGAAGGTATATTGATCATTGATGATGcaatttttttatctcaaaatattttatgtgcAAATCTTATCTACATGTTCTATTAATGgtgtgtgaaaaaaatatttagttaaaaCAATAAATGCTAGATCATAAATGaagttcatttaatatttatttcagatatctcaaaaaaatGTGAACTGTCTAGCCAGACTTTGCGAGGCCAAGGGGAAATAGAGGTGAGACTTCATTAAGTTAGATTTGTTATTTATCAaatgcatgcattttttaattgaatttgtttATCCAGTTCAAtgttcattctaaaaaaaaacccattcatGTATTGTAAATGATATTACAGCAAACCcagtaaagaaaattaaaaataactgttaatttagaattttatttcttaGTAATTccttatatgtacatgtataatagcaTTTACAATCATTcatgtgtttttatattttatttttgtgttccAATGTTTGCAATTGGTAGAATGTTGTTAGCTTGCTTCTTTGTTCCAGTTTTTTCAGTTTGATTTCTTCAAGAATTTCCTGTTTGTTCCTGCCaaattaaaatttcacaggaTTAGCTAGATATGGTAAGATTATTTTTAATACTAAATATATATAAGtgattaaaacaataattctgctaaaaaaataattgaaaatgactttgaaagaaaatattataattattttgatgataaaaCTTCTCAAATACTGATGTTacttttaatcaaaattcatCGCAGAAGTCGGTAGGATTTACACCTGCACTGTATATACAAGCTTTAAGAAATATCACAAATTTTAAATGCTTTATCATTGGTATTTGTAGGTGTCCATTAATTACCCTAGTGGAAAAAAGTCTGTTCTTGTTGTATTTCCTCCTCACAAAGTTCTTTGTAAAGCCATAGTCGACAACAACAATGTAGATAAGACAATTGTGAACTGTTTGTGCCAGTCAAATCCGAACGTTGTGGTGAATGCAGTGGCAAAATTGATAAAGGATGAGTGTAACAAGGCCTGTCGTCGAGGTTCTGGGTCATTTCTCCAGAAAAAGGACTATGAAGATTTAATGAAGTTTCAGTGGGAGAATCTGTATAAAGATCTTCAGGACAGATTTCCACATACCCTGTCTATTATTTCATCCATGGTACAAAGTCCACCACCAGAAGTTTTGAGCAAACCCTTCTTTCATGTGATGCTTTCCAGTGCTACATGTTTGCATGGCAGAAATCAAGAAATGTCTGCTTTACACTACATGACAGCATTTATCCTTGCTCATGGTGGTTGTACTCAAAGAGTAAGTAAATAGTCTTTTCTGATgagtaataaaaatgaaatattaaattattgttGTTACCTTCCTAAAGTTCCTAAAAGTGTTCATCCCCAGACTCTCCACAATAAACTTGCAAGTTGGCAGGATAAGTTGGATGAAGCACTAAGAGatttaaaggtatttttttttcatttgaaaacttgatttttaaagagGACAAAGGCACTGAACAGTTAAAAATCAATAGTTTTagttttattatacatgttttgATAAGTACAGTATATTCATTATGTGTACTTACAGGTGAAATGGACGAATGGGGAAGAGGCCACAAGGAAATATCAATTAGTGGGCGACAACTGGGATAAGGACATTCTCCCGTCCTATCGTACCACAGACAGAAAAACAGAAAGTATCCATTTGTTTCAGATATATGCCATTGTTGACAGATACTCCACTAGTAGTCCAAAAGGgtcaagtggatttgaagataATTTAACATTCATCCCTTCCCTTCTTGAGCAAGAGCAGTTATTGAAAGAGCTAACATATATTTTTGCTTCAGCAATTATCAGGCACGTTCCTCAAGTAACaaagcactttgaaaaaatcttCCCAAAACACTTGGATCATAAGCATTCCCAAATTGCTGGAATAAAGACAACACAAGTAAGATCTACATCCTTTCAGCTTATTGATTTTAACATACACATACATTCAGTTTTGGCATACTTCTTGACATTGTTACTAACAAATAATTTagcaacaaaattaaatttattgtttatatcacTTAGCAGCTGATAATTAatgtaatagtttttttttcagtatccTTTGGGACTCTTTGAtactaatgaaaataaaactgatgAAGTGATTAGACTACTTAGAACTTTGACTGATCTGTATGTCCCATTGGAAAATGAAGAGGTTGTTGATGCTGTTTTTTTTGGAGGTACATTGTcagtcaaaagaaaaaaatataattatatcttggtatataatacagtaaaacacggttatagcgaacacgtttataatgaattgacgtttacagcgaagtgattttcatacCCTGTGACttaattacatgttgtaaacttgacggatataacgaattacgcttataacgaattAAAATTGGTCGTCCCTGGGACTTTGTTATAAGTGTGTTTTACTGGACTTTGAATTTGACAATGGTAATGACAGTGTATGTCATATAAGTCCAAAAACCATGCAACTAATAGTATGTTcatatattaaaagaaaattatatataattatatttctgttataatttgaaatccactgaagagccgatcaggcgaaagcgctctggattaaatttgaaagaaatggattattgtgttatcgtctactgaaaacatttttctatatatatatatatatatatatatatatatatatatatatatatatatatatatatatatatatatatatatatatatatatatatatatatatatatgtgtgtgtgtgtgtgtgcatgtacatgtatattaattttgaaaggTAATTGTTATCTGGTTTCAAAGGAGACCGCCTAACTGATGAACGAGTACAGTGTGCACAGGTTGCCGTTAAAGACTCTTTGACATCAAGAGGAAGGCTAGAAGGATTCATTTCAAAGTCTGAAGACTTTCATAGATTGATGAATTTCCTTGAAGTAAGTGAAATTAAATGGAATTTAATTATGAGTTTtgattaattcaaatatttcagtattttcaaTTCCTGAAAAATCTTTCTAAGGTTAAAAAAATAGGGAGCATAAATCTTTATTCTtttctttgaattaaaaattgaatgcttattttacaGGCCATTTATAAGCTGACATACAACACCGGTATGGCAGGAGATCCTTGTACTGTCCACTATTACAGGAACCTATTGGGCCATAGAAGTGCTAAATGACCAGTAAAAAATGCATATAGAGCGTACAAGATGCTTTATTACACAATACTTGATGCCATCTGCGTAATACTCTTTATGGACAAGTTTGGGTCAGCAGACATAAGTGATGTAACACTTGCAGATTTTTCACAAATGACACCCAATGATAGCATTCAATGGCTCAATAGCATTTGCCAGGAGCTGGTGAGgaaatatttctttgaaaatgctGAAGACATTGTTGAAGAAATTAGAAATGTTCTTGAAAATCCTCAGCATGAGGAAAATTACTGGACCTCGTCAATAGAGAATGGCCGTTTTAAGTGTCATCATTGTGAAAAGGATAATAAAAGAGTAAGTTCTGTAAAAGCGCACGAATCTGGAATGCATGGAGTCTCTTTGAGTAACccgaagaaaaagaaagaaccCAGCAGTGATTAATTGCAAGATTATATTTTAATGCTTTTCAAACTCACTATGCTCCATCGGAACTTTGACAGTGGTGTAGATATGGGGGATGGAGGACGATGCATAAGATCTGCTAAGTATGAGCTTCCAATTTATCATAAGACAAACAAAATCAAGTACACTATCTGCTCCATTCATACGACTGCATTATCGTCAGGACTTCTTAACCCTGACCAGGAGGAGCGCTTTATTGCAAACCGATTTGTGAACATCCAAGGTGGCAAGAATAATAATATTGCACTTGATGAGTACATTGAAATGTTAAACAGGGACACCAAGGCATCATGTACAGGACACAAGACAAAAGACAGCATATTAAAACATGCCAAAGagtatttacaaaacaatttgaaGAGGCTGGTGAATTGGGTCAAAAGGATGTCATCATCTTCCTTCTTATGCAACTGATGTCGAGAAGGTGGTAAAGGATTTATTAGAGCAACACGTACAACAGAAAGTGGATAACAGGAAGCTAAATGTTAAATTGACTGGATTAGACAGAAATCCATTTTCCAATTGTTCTGTAGGCCTGTCAACTATGCTGCACCGCCATAGACCATGGTCACCATATGGACGATTAAGAGACTGTAAATTTTGAACTGGTTTTGTTTGACTGTTAAATTATCATGcatttgtcataattttgcAAGGGACCGTCATGAACTGGAATGTTTAATTGTACTCAATTCAGCACAGGAGCAcacaagaatatatataaagGCTGCATCAATTATAATTGTCTAGGgttttaaagaaatacattACTAATATTTTAATTACCGATATATTCAATTCTATTAGTTTCAGTAGGTATTATCTCTAAAAACTGGCGTGTGGCATACACCAGTACATTATGATTTACATGATAAAGCATTGGCTTCCATAATTGTTATAAACAGCTCAGATATttaagaataaacaaaaaatgactttttttctttcattttattacaGCATTTAACTTATGCAGATTCAATGATTTAATTTACTTAGAATGTACCCTGGCAAAGTGTTTTAAAAGGGTTGGATGGATTTATAAATGatcacaatgtttttttttcatttactgcaGAATGTACCTTACGGTAAATACTATATACATCAACACAGGTAAAATTATTCTGGCTCTATGTTTGAGTTGGAATCAGAATCTTCTGATACATGGACACCAATTACATTTTTAGAGGTGCCTGAAAACAATTTTTCCAAAGGAAGTAGAGTACAATTTCCACAAGTACATGCGTTTTGACAAATATCACAACATGAACAATCTCCTGAATAAGATTTCACTTCTTCAAGTTCGCTTTCCTTGagaaatgatttcatcattTGAATTCTTCTGCAGTCATTACACTGAAACAGGTTCTTCACATCTTGTTCACAATGGATGAGATGATGAGAATTGTAAAGCAAAAACGCAACAGTCTTTTCACCATCTCTACCTGCGCGGCCAATTTCTTGTAGAACGTCAAGAATTGAATGAGGAGGACCAAAAAGAATAATACTAGAAAGGCCTTTGAAATCTACACCCATACCCAAGGCATTTGTAGAAATAATAACTCTTGTAGGGCTCTCCTCTTCTCGAATCGAAGATAATGCAGTTCCTTTGATTGATTCATCTGTCTCTGAATGGTACATAGCAACATGTGAGTTTATTTCCTCGGGTAATTCATCCATAACATGATCATAAATCTTTGCAACATCACTTATTGACTTGCAATATACAAGAGTTCGTGGAAATTTATTTCCCAAGTCCACAAGTCCATCAACTAACCATGTCATTACCATTTCAATGTCATTCGCCACTTTCTTCACAACATATTTAATGTTCCTCTTGTCAGGAGATAAGTACACAAATGTAAAGCCTGGCTTAAAAGAGACCACTTTCAAAACACGTTTCTGTACTTTCAGTGTGCATGTGGCACTCAAAGCAAGTAGAGATGCATTTGGAAAGATGGATCGCAGTTCTCCAATGTCACCAAACCATTTTCTAAATGCTTTCTTGTGAATATGTTCATCAGCTTGTCCcctgaaatatttgtttaatgtgTAAAGAATAGCAGTTGGTGCAATTCATGTGCAATTGAAGACACCATTTTAGCTtattttacaaatctttaaacCTTCATTAAATAGATTTTTGGTTTACGAAATAAGTTTTGAGAGAACCAGATTTATTATTAGTaaacatattattttgtttaccgGGTATTCTATTTGAATAACTTGTACATGCTTAAAAAATCTTACCatgtagaaattaaatgaaattcatctaTAACAATAGCTGTGACATCTAGATGCTGCAGTTCAGTTCGCCAGTCACCTAACAGTGACTCGGGACTTGCAAACACAATGTCTATCTTGCCGCTTAGAATCTCTCTGTCTAGACCTTGACCTACAAACGTAAAGAATGATTGAGTCTAGGAAATGCAACAGGTTAGACGAGACACAGAAAAATTGCCGTGTGCACACCAAGACAGTACTATCATTTAATTGCAAGATACATAGTATACAATGGTATTCTTATTTACCTTTATATGCTGCTGTTACACCGTTAATTGCATTTGCCCTCTCGACCTGATCTTTCATTAAGGAAATAAGGGGACAGCAAACAAGAACAATTCCGTTGCGACCTCTCTCCCTCTGTATCAACGGAAACACTTGATATGGTAAAGATTTTCCGAAACCAGTCGGTAAAACGGTCATGCAATCTTTCCCATCAAGAAGGCTCTGCAATATTTCCAGTTGTTGTGGCTTTAATTTTATACCGAGCGAACTCGTAACCGTTTCAATGGGCGCAGCCATTTTTAAACACATAAGCCAAATGCGTATAACAAACTCTTTCTCATTGGTGGATCAGTGACGTCATTGGTTAATTCTCATTGGCCGTTGTATTTTCACAAAAGGTCACTCTGAGATGACCCCGTACGAGATGTTGTTAGATCTTGTATAGCGTATCGTAGAGGAGCGGAATTtcaagtctaattttaattagattgaggtacatagcatcgttttttaatgTTGGTGAGAGGCAaattcattctaaaaaaaattgacaagcaaataaaaaaacaaacaaaaaaggagTAAGTTTTAAGATCATGAAAATCATCCGCGGGGTTAGGGTGGGGTAGGGGGATTTGGGGGTGAGGGTGCAGAGCATTTCTTTAACTTCATATAACAAATATCTTGCTGTTAGTTTCCttcttttcaattcaattttatacatcctccccccccccccccccccaaaaaaaaaagaagtggGAGGCCGTTTCCGTTTTAATCAC
Coding sequences within it:
- the LOC128169304 gene encoding uncharacterized protein LOC128169304, whose translation is MDRSSPMSPNHFLNAFLFLVYEISFERTVSSPRTPKRVYSLTDICCLCGFSFVVKEIDREGNVQVKKLFRLKLKVTEEKRNIIQEVMSIHSSAEGVCVKCFSKVENIFKYRREIAVMVSQFEESMRKFKLKATPESSTWKKRALRSPEVSAPELKNTCRSDVTKHGTTQPLHMGHKGTEFKQAKKSLKFVAEDVHAVQHPTEGFKQTSSISSISAEIQHPRLADVTLLEAKRSVLAKTTYRDILPDPKGMHQHLPTIFF
- the LOC128169306 gene encoding ATP-dependent DNA helicase RecQ-like; the encoded protein is MCLKMAAPIETVTSSLGIKLKPQQLEILQSLLDGKDCMTVLPTGFGKSLPYQVFPLIQRERGRNGIVLVCCPLISLMKDQVERANAINGVTAAYKGQGLDREILSGKIDIVFASPESLLGDWRTELQHLDVTAIVIDEFHLISTWGQADEHIHKKAFRKWFGDIGELRSIFPNASLLALSATCTLKVQKRVLKVVSFKPGFTFVYLSPDKRNIKYVVKKVANDIEMRQMNQSKELHYLRFEKRRALQELLFLQMPWVWV